One stretch of Prionailurus viverrinus isolate Anna chromosome C1, UM_Priviv_1.0, whole genome shotgun sequence DNA includes these proteins:
- the CC1H2orf76 gene encoding UPF0538 protein C2orf76 homolog isoform X3, protein MPAEDMEFLRMASREVTITVRLIRSFEHRNFKPIVYHGVNLDQTTKEFIVFLKQDIPLRTSLPPPFRNYKYDKLKIVHQAHRSKTNELVLSLEDDDRLMLKEDSTLRAAGIAHETEIAFFCEEDYKNYKANPISSW, encoded by the exons GAATTTCTCCGCATGGCTTCCAGAGAAGTGACCATTACAGTACGCCTCATTCGTTCTTTTGAGCATCGCAATTTCAAACCTATAGTGTATCATGGAGTTAATTTGGACCAAACTACAAAGGAATTTATAGTATTTCTAAAGCAAG ATATTCCTTTGAGGACCAGCCTGCCACCACCATTCAGAAATTATAAATACG ataaaCTCAAGATTGTTCATCAAGCACATAGATCAAAG acgAATGAGCTTGTGTTGAGTTTGGAAGATGACGACAGACTCATGCTGAAGGAAGACAGCACGCTGCGAGCCGCTGGAATCG ctcatgAAACTGAAATTGCATTCTTCTGTGAAGAAGATTATAAGAACTACAAAGCTAATCCCATTTCATCCTGGTGA
- the CC1H2orf76 gene encoding UPF0538 protein C2orf76 homolog isoform X4, with protein MASREVTITVRLIRSFEHRNFKPIVYHGVNLDQTTKEFIVFLKQDIPLRTSLPPPFRNYKYDKLKIVHQAHRSKTNELVLSLEDDDRLMLKEDSTLRAAGIAHETEIAFFCEEDYKNYKANPISSW; from the exons ATGGCTTCCAGAGAAGTGACCATTACAGTACGCCTCATTCGTTCTTTTGAGCATCGCAATTTCAAACCTATAGTGTATCATGGAGTTAATTTGGACCAAACTACAAAGGAATTTATAGTATTTCTAAAGCAAG ATATTCCTTTGAGGACCAGCCTGCCACCACCATTCAGAAATTATAAATACG ataaaCTCAAGATTGTTCATCAAGCACATAGATCAAAG acgAATGAGCTTGTGTTGAGTTTGGAAGATGACGACAGACTCATGCTGAAGGAAGACAGCACGCTGCGAGCCGCTGGAATCG ctcatgAAACTGAAATTGCATTCTTCTGTGAAGAAGATTATAAGAACTACAAAGCTAATCCCATTTCATCCTGGTGA
- the CC1H2orf76 gene encoding UPF0538 protein C2orf76 homolog isoform X2, with amino-acid sequence MASREVTITVRLIRSFEHRNFKPIVYHGVNLDQTTKEFIVFLKQDKLKIVHQAHRSKTNELVLSLEDDDRLMLKEDSTLRAAGIAHETEIAFFCEEDYKNYKANPISSW; translated from the exons ATGGCTTCCAGAGAAGTGACCATTACAGTACGCCTCATTCGTTCTTTTGAGCATCGCAATTTCAAACCTATAGTGTATCATGGAGTTAATTTGGACCAAACTACAAAGGAATTTATAGTATTTCTAAAGCAAG ataaaCTCAAGATTGTTCATCAAGCACATAGATCAAAG acgAATGAGCTTGTGTTGAGTTTGGAAGATGACGACAGACTCATGCTGAAGGAAGACAGCACGCTGCGAGCCGCTGGAATCG ctcatgAAACTGAAATTGCATTCTTCTGTGAAGAAGATTATAAGAACTACAAAGCTAATCCCATTTCATCCTGGTGA